A single Anopheles arabiensis isolate DONGOLA chromosome 2, AaraD3, whole genome shotgun sequence DNA region contains:
- the LOC120893423 gene encoding ribulose-phosphate 3-epimerase gives MAPLSARIGPSILNADLSQLHEESEKLLANGADYLHLDVMDGTFVPNLTFGHPVVKCLRNKIKDAFFETHMMVQNPQQWIEPMADAGVQQYTFHIEPVLDSVADVCRKVRESGMKVGLALKPGTAVEAVQQYIDSADMVLVMTVEPGFGGQKFMADMMPKVQWLREHYPALDIEVDGGVGPATIEQCSKAGANMIVAGTAIIRADDQAAVIRDLRSAVQSAINHGGQC, from the exons ATGGCCCCACTCAGTGCTCGCATTGGCCCATCGATTCTTAATGCCGATCTTTCCCAGCTGCACGAGGAGTCGGAGAAGCTGCTCGCGAACGGTGCCGACTATCTGCACCTGGACGTGATGGACGGTACCTTCGTGCCGAACCTCACCTTTGGCCATCCGGTGGTGAAGTGTTTGCGAAACAAAATCAAG GATGCATTTTTCGAGACGCACATGATGGTGCAGAATCCCCAGCAGTGGATTGAACCGATGGCCGATGCCGGTGTGCAGCAGTACACATTCCACATCGAACCGGTCCTCGACAGCGTGGCGGACGTCTGCAGGAAGGTGCGCGAGTCTGGCATGAAGGTCGGGCTGGCGCTCAAACCTGGAACGGCGGTAGAAGCAGTCCAGCAGTACATTGACAGTGCGGACATGGTGCTGGTGATGACGGTGGAGCCCGGCTTCGGGGGGCAAAAGTTTATGGCCGATATGATGCCGAAGGTCCAGTGGCTAAGGGAGCACTACCCTGCCCTAGACATTGAGGTGGACGGTGGTGTTGGGCCGGCCACGATTGAGCAGTGCTCGAAGGCGGGTGCCAATATGATCGTGGCCGGGACTGCGATCATACGGGCCGACGATCAGGCGGCAGTGATTCGCGATTTGAGAAGTGCCGTGCAGAGTGCTATTAATCATGGAGGACAATGCTAA
- the LOC120893449 gene encoding LDLR chaperone boca — protein MKKLLALVVLCLLINSLTVAKKFKEGEKPSWAKKDIRDFNDADMERLLEQWEEDDDPLEPDELPEHLRPPPSIDMGSVDASNPENILKLSKKGRTLMSFVSVNGNPTREETEDITKLWQTSLWNNHIQAERYLIDDNRAIFMFKDGAQAWEAKDFLVEQDRCLHVSIENKEYKGKHNRDEL, from the exons ATGAAGAAACTACTCGCTTTAGTCGTACTTTGTCTGCTTATCAACAGTTTAACCGTGGCGAAAAAGTTCAAAGAAGGTGAGAAACCATCATGGGCGAAGAAAGACATCCGCGATTTCAACGATGCCGACATGGAACGCTTGCTAGAGCAATGGGAG GAAGATGACGATCCACTCGAGCCGGACGAGCTGCCGGAACATTTGCGCCCACCGCCCTCGATCGATATGGGCAGCGTGGACGCGTCGAATCCGGAAAACATTCTCAAACTATCGAAGAAGGGCCGCACCCTGATGTCGTTCGTGTCCGTCAACGGCAATCCGACGCGGGAGGAAACGGAGGACATCACCAAGCTGTGGCAGACCAGTCTGTGGAACAACCACATACAGGCGGAACGTTACCTGATCGATGACAATCGGGCCATCTTCATGTTCAAGGACGGGGCGCAGGCCTGGGAGGCGAAGGACTTCCTGGTCGAGCAGGACCGGTGCCTGCACGTGTCGATCGAGAACAAAGAGTACAAGGGCAAGCACAACCGGGACGAGCTGTGA